In Colletotrichum higginsianum IMI 349063 chromosome 1, whole genome shotgun sequence, one genomic interval encodes:
- a CDS encoding RNA binding protein pym — translation MPSEPTKASNAGIITDDAGERQIPESKRADGSTRKAIKIRPGYRPPEDVEVYKNRTAAAFRDRTTKGGIPGAASLTEEKPEASSSAASNKNAKRREARKKAKTAGEDEVTDAKQQPGADVPKAEEADPEIEKEKKARNLKKKLKQAKDLKNKKEGGETLLPEQIAKVIKINELIRELDALGFDAEGEPKAKGEAEGDAKTKDDSNEA, via the coding sequence ATGCCTTCCGAACCCACCAAAGCCTCTAATGCGGGCATCATCACCGATGACGCGGGCGAGCGCCAGATCCCCGAGTCGAAGCGAGCGGATGGAAGCACGCGCAAAGCCATCAAGATCCGTCCCGGCTACCGCCCACCCGAAGATGTTGAGGTCTACAAGAACCGCACGGCTGCAGCTTTCCGTGACCGAACCACAAAAGGTGGCATTCCTGGTGCGGCGAGTCTGACGGAGGAAAAACCCGaagcctcttcttctgctgcgAGCAACAAGAATGCGAAGCGTCGAGAAGCcaggaagaaggccaagactgctggcgaggacgaggtcacAGACGCCAAGCAGCAGCCCGGCGCCGATGTCCccaaggcggaggaggccgacCCTGAAAttgagaaagagaagaaggcacGGAATCTTAAGAAGAAGTTGAAGCAGGCCAAAGACctcaagaacaagaaggagggcggAGAGACGCTACTGCCCGAGCAGATCGCCAAGGTCATCAAGATCAACGAGCTCATCCGCGAATTGGATGCTCTAGGCTTTGATGCCGAAGGAGAGCCCAAGGCtaagggcgaggccgagggagaTGCCAAAACCAAGGATGACTCAAACGAAGCCTGA
- a CDS encoding vacuolar protein sorting/targeting protein PEP1 codes for MRLRGKAAASWRILLSVLTLTAAVHAKDDPTIKVTTIKHAPLNLNYFEDSNVILYQDVSEQNLYRSEDAGVTWDRVKDIPENKASLLTMHEFDKNRAYVITEGIEHFKTTDRGKTWQKFSSGAPPNVFNGPDILHFHAGDADRVIFNGADCIGIFCDLITLYTTDNFKSKPKFLRGNTEGCWWAKSSVLFTTGKEDLDKQRILCIVRDNFSPFKEDNRLLASDNFFEKIDNKIQEFEPDMDTNRGVQGIVNLAVVKKYLMVATSSFNTDEMALFVTDDTIKWHRAMFPTDHGHKVNQEAYTVLESTNYSIQIDVMNTRPSNPTGVMFTSNSNGTYFTENLEHTNRNTKGHVDFEKITGVQGIFMVNTVKNWKEVEKDSNKNSEPVQKEIVSKITFDDGRNFHDLKAGDDQLHLHSVTDLDNVGRVFTSPAPGLVLGIGNKGGSLGKFGDGDVYVSDDAGVTWKKALDGPHKYEFGDQGSILVAVKDSNKEDVGEIRYSLDHGESWKKASLPDDLKIKPELLTTTQDSTSLKFLLVGKTGGDNAKFHMIVLDFEGLHERTCKDDDMEDWHARLDDNGKPSCLMGHKQTYRRRKKTADCFLNQEFKDPVPVTEDCECTDADFECDYNFVKDGDDCKKAGPIVAPDNACKNAKPDVTFKGSSGWRKIPGNTCKRKDGAQKDDPVDRKCSDVVNPPSAPADGKIKAVQHVFKTDKKDFEKIYLERGESSTEVDETIIVRPVEYAGNSMRADKQIWRTRDHGKTWDKILEDEDVRGIYPHYFFKDVVFFTTDSKKVVYTIDRAEHFHSFEAPTKPGSSNPLSFHPDKKDWLIWVGEKCEKVNGKESCFKEASISRDRGDNWKTAMRYVQKCEFTGHSAYKFRDLRQIVCLAHKREDDEKDNPKVIVSSNDFFDEDKEYHQSDVKDFATMAEFIVVAAEDKEKDGLRALASLDGVSYAEAHFPVNFKVGHQNAYTVLDSSTHAVNLFVATETAEGRRYGSIIKSNSNGTSYVMSAQAVNCNDEYYVDFEKIPGLEGVAIINTVANRDKRNEPKKVQTQISHNDGSQWAFLPPPKTDVDGKAYSCSSSEGDEKCALHLHHYTERADKKKTFSAATAVGLMFGNGNVGSSLSAIKEADTFMTTDAGITWKNVKKGAWTWQYGDQGSIVVLVQRASPENPVKTKTISYTTDEGKTWKDFAFTDKEVTVLDISTLRSGASRNFLIWCKDDGGEMFSVNVDFAGLTDRPCKSDENGGSDYYLWSPKHPSQPDNCLFGHVSKYLRKKEDANCYNDARVQHLYQLQNCTCTRSDFECDYNYELDSHKQCSLVEGKSPISPEQWCKENPDEVEYYEPTGYRRIPLTTCVGGQEFNKQAQAHPCAGKEDEFERRRRTSGIAIFFAVVIPIGLAGAIGWWVYRNWNGKIGQIRLGESPSFDHDAPWVKYPVIALSAVVAVGAALPLVASALWRRATSAYESVSGGGGGSWLNGRGNRRFTTRDSFARGRGDYAVVDDDEGELLGDESDEEV; via the exons ATGAGGCTTAGGGGCAAGGCTGCCGCCTCCTGGCGCATCCTGCTGTCTGTTCTTACGCTGACAGCAGCTGTTCACGCAAAGGACGACCCGACGATTAAAGTCACGACGATCAAACATGCTCCCCTCAATCTGAACTACTTCGAAGACTCCAACGTTATTCTCTACCAAGACGTCTCCGAACAGAATCTCTATCGATCCGAAGATGCGGGCGTCACATGGGACAGGGTCAAGGACATCCCTGAAAACAAGGCTTCGCTCCTCACGATGCACGAATTCGACAAGAACCGAGCCTATGTCATCACCGAAGGCATCGAACACTTCAAGACGACTGACAGAGGCAAAACGTGGCAGAAATTCTCCAGCGGTGCGCCCCCAAATGTCTTCAACGGGCCCGACATCCTCCACTTCCACGCCGGCGACGCAGATCGCGTCATCTTTAACGGGGCCGATTGCATAGGCATCTTCTGCGACCTGATTACTTTGTACACGACGGACAACTTTAAATCCAAGCCCAAGTTTTTGCGAGGCAACACCGAGGGATGCTGGTGGGCCAAGTCTTCGGTCCTCTTTACCACCGGCAAAGAAGACCTCGACAAGCAACGCATTCTCTGCATCGTGCGAGACAATTTCTCGCCTTTCAAAGAAGACAACAGACTGCTTGCATCGGACAACTTCTTTGAGAAGATCGACAACAAGATCCAAGAGTTTGAGCCGGATATGGATACGAACCGAGGTGTGCAAGGAATCGTCAACCTGGCCGTAGTGAAGAAGTATTTGATGGTCGCCACATCGTCCTTTAACACCGACGAGATGGCGCTTTTCGTCACCGACGACACCATCAAGTGGCACCGTGCCATGTTCCCCACCGACCATGGCCACAAGGTCAACCAAGAGGCCTACACCGTCCTGGAAAGTACCAACTACAGCATCCAGATTGACGTTATGAATACCAGACCCTCAAACCCCACTGGAGTCATGTTCACGAGTAACTCGAACGGCACCTATTTCACCGAAAACCTCGAGCACACGAACCGCAATACCAAGGGGCATGTTGATTTCGAGAAGATCACCGGTGTCCAGGGTATCTTCATGGTCAATACAGTCAAAAACTGGAAGGAAGTGGAGAAGGACAGCAACAAAAACTCCGAACCGGTTCAGAAGGAGATCGTCAGCAAAATTACGTTCGATGATGGCCGGAACTTCCACGATCTgaaggccggcgatgacCAGCTTCACCTTCACTCGGTCACTGATCTCGACAACGTCGGCAGAGTGTTCACTAGCCCCGCGCCCGGCCTTGTACTTGGCATTGGAAACAAAGGCGGGTCCCTGGGCAAGTTTGGCGACGGTGACGTTTATGTTTCCGACGATGCGGGTGTGACTTGGAAGAAGGCCTTGGATGGCCCCCACAAATACGAGTTCGGTGATCAGGGCTCAATTCTGGTGGCCGTGAAGGATTCCAACAAGGAGGATGTCGGAGAAATCCGGTACTCCCTGGATCATGGTGAGAGTTGGAAGAAGGCTTCGCTCCCGGATGATTTGAAGATCAAGCCCGAGCTCCTTACGACGACACAAGACTCAACTAGTCTCAAATTTTTGCTCGTTGGCAAAACGGGGGGCGACAATGCCAAGTTCCACATGATTGTTCTCGACTTCGAGGGGTTGCACGAGCGGACATGCAAAGACGACGATATGGAGGACTGGCATGCTCGCCTTGACGACAACGGCAAGCCCTCATGTCTGATGGGCCACAAACAGAcctaccgccgccgcaagaagacggccgactGCTTCCTGAATCAGGAGTTCAAGGACCCTGTTCCGGTTACCGAAGACTGCGAGTGCACGGACGCAGACTTCGAGTGCGACTATAACTTCGTCAAGGATGGCGACGATTGCAAGAAGGCGGGCCCGATCGTTGCACCGGACAACGCGTGCAAAAACGCCAAGCCGGATGTCACTTTCAAGGGCTCGTCTGGCTGGCGCAAGATTCCAGGGAACACCTGCAAGCGAAAGGACGGTGCTCAGAAGGATGATCCTGTTGATCGGAAGTGTTCTGATGTTGTCAATCCTCCAAGCGCCCCtgccgacggcaagatcaAAGCGGTTCAGCATGTCTTCAAGACTGACAAAAAGGATTTTGAAAAGATCTATTTGGAGAGAGGCGAGTCCAGCACTGAGGTCGACGAAACCATCATTGTGAGGCCTGTTGAATACGCGGGAAATAGCATGCGGGCCGACAAGCAAATCTGGCGAACCAGAGACCACGGCAAGACGTGGGACAAAAtcctcgaagacgaggatgtgCGAGGCATCTACCCACACTACTTCTTCAAggacgtcgtcttcttcactACCGACTCCAAAAAGGTCGTGTACACGATCGATCGTGCCGAGCACTTCCATTCCTTCGAGGCCCCCACGAAGCCTGGGTCCAGCAACCCTCTGTCATTCCACCCTGACAAGAAGGACTGGCTCATCTGGGTTGGAGAAAAGTGTGAAAAGGTCAATGGCAAGGAGTCATGCTTTAAGGAGGCGTCTATCTCGAGAGACCGTGGCGACAACTGGAAGACCGCCATGCGCTACGTCCAGAAGTGTGAGTTCACTGGCCACTCGGCCTATAAGTTCCGTGATCTGCGCCAGATCGTCTGTCTCGCACACAAGCgtgaggacgacgagaaggacaACCCAAAGGTCATTGTGTCCAGCAATGACTtcttcgacgaggacaaggagtACCATCAGTCAGACGTCAAGGACTTTGCTACGATGGCCGAGTTTATCGTTGTTGCCGCCGAAGATAAGGAAAAGGACGGTCTGCGAGCCCTGGCCAGCTTGGACGGCGTTTCTTACGCCGAAGCCCACTTCCCCGTAAACTTCAAGGTGGGCCACCAAAACGCCTACACGGTTCTTGACAGTTCTACGCACGCCGTGAATCTTTTCGTGGCTACCGAGACTGCCGAAGGCCGCCGCTATGGCAGCATCATCAAAAGCAACTCGAACGGCACATCCTACGTCATGAGTGCGCAGGCAGTTAACTGCAACGACGAATACTATGTCGACTTTGAAAAAATacccggcctcgagggcgttgCTATCATCAACACCGTAGCGAACCGTGACAAGCGCAACGAGCCGAAGAAGGTGCAGACCCAGATCtcacacaacgacggctCGCAGTGGGCCTTTCTCCCTCCACCCAAGACCGACGTGGACGGCAAAGCCTACtcgtgcagcagcagcgaggGAGACGAGAAGTGCGCGCTGCACCTTCATCACTATACCGAGCGTgccgacaagaagaagacgttCTCTGCTGCAACTGCCGTGGGGCTCATGTTTGGCAACGGTAACGTCGGATCGAGCCTGAGCGCCATCAAGGAGGCCGACACCTTCATGACCACCGACGCCGGCATCACCTGGAAGAACGTTAAGAAGGGCGCCTGGACTTGGCAATACGGCGATCAAGGCTCTATCGTTGTCCTTGTCCAGCGTGCCAGTCCGGAGAACCCAGTCAAGACGAAGACCATTTCGTACACGACCGACGAGGGCAAGACTTGGAAGGACTTTGCATTCACCGACAAGGAGGTCACCGTCCTGGACATCTCCACCCTCCGCTCTGGCGCCTCGCGCAACTTCCTCATCTGGTgcaaggacgacggcggcgagatGTTTTCTGTCAACGTAGACTTTGCTGGTCTTACGGACCGACCGTGCAAGAGCGACGAAAACGGTGGCTCCGACTACTACCTATGGTCGCCCAAGCACCCATCGCAGCCCGACAACTGTCTCTTCGGACACGTGTCGAAGTACTTgcgcaagaaggaggacgcGAACTGCTACAACGATGCCAGGGTTCAACACCTCTACCAGCTACAAAACTGCACTTGCACGAGGAGCGATTTCGAATG TGACTACAACTACGAGCTTGACAGCCACAAGCAGTGTAGTCTTGTCGAGGGCAAGTCCCCGATCTCGCCTGAGCAGTGGTGCAAGGAGAATCCCGACGAGGTCGAGTACTACGAGCCGACTGGATACCGCAGAATCCCGCTCACCACTTGTGTCGGTGGCCAAGAGTTTAACaagcaggcccaggcccaCCCCTGCGCCGGTAAGGAAGACGAGTTTGAGAGGCGGCGCAGAACATCTGGAATagccatcttcttcgccgtcgtgATCCCCATTGGACTCGCAGGCGCCATCGGCTGGTGGGTGTACCGCAACTGGAACGGTAAGATCGGACAGATCCGTCTGGGCGAGTCGCCGAGCTTCGATCACGATGCGCCGTGGGTCAAGTATCCGGTCATCGCCCTGTCAGCGGTggttgccgtcggcgctgccCTGCCGCTCGTCGCCTCGGCGCTGTGGAGGCGTGCCACATCTGCGTACGAAAGCGTGAGCGGTGGAGGCGGAGGTAGCTGGCTCAACGGGCGAGGCAATCGTCGGTTCACTACAAGGGACAGCTTTGCTCGGGGCAGAGGAGATtatgccgtcgtcgacgacgacgagggcgagctcctcggtgACGAAAGTGACGAGGAGGTATGA